The genomic stretch CCGGCTCCCAGCCAAGTTTTTCCCTGGCCCTGGAGGCATCCCCAAGCAAGGTATCCACTTCAGTGGGCCTGAAGTATCCAGGGTCAATGCTGATGACTCTGGTGCCAGGGGAGGGCAGGTTGATGCTCAGTTTTTTCAGATACTTTTCAAGCACAGGCGTGGGTTTAACATGCCTGATAATGCCGACTTCATCAATACCTTTGCCCTGCCATTCCAGATCAATTCCAATAAAAGCAAAAGACTTGATGCATAACTGCCTGACACTGTGCTGAATACCTGTGGCTATGACCAGGTCTTCAGGCTCATCCTGCTGGAGCATAAGCCACTGGGCCCGGACAAAGTCCAGGGCGTGCCCCCAGGCAAACTTTGCGCCTGTTACCACTTTGGAGGTGGAGCCATGCTTGATTTAATCGAAATCATCAAAGAAAAACGAAGGAAGATGAACGCATCAGGGGACAGGCAGGGAGGTCAATTCTGAAGGTATCAACTTAAGGCAGAGACAGCTTGTTGAACAAGGAAAAAAATCTCAGATTATCAGCTGAAAAGCTGATGATTTTTCTGCATAAGTTTAACAGCCTCATCCATTAATCCTTCTTTTTTGAGCATGGCAACTGCATCCATCAAGGCCTGTTTATCCCAGATAAAAAACTGTTGATCCATGGGATAAATCAAAGTGTCTAAAGCCGTCAGACTCATCAGCCCCATATTAGTTACAAGCATATCCAGGTTCTGGAGGATGTCTCCATTGAAAATTTCAGGGACAGCCTCAGTACATGCCTTTAAAACCGGTAAGGGAATCATTGCGCAGGATGAAGTAAGTCTGTCATTCACAGATGCCCTTCCTATGCACAGGTTTAAAAGGGCTGCGGACATGGACTTGCAAAGCACTGGAGGCCTGGCATCGGAAAGTACGTTATCAAATGCAGAGCGTACCAGGTTGATGTCCTGTGCAGCTTTGACCATGCCTGTTCCTTGGTTCCACAAAAAATGATTATTCAACCATTTAAGCCAGTTATCAGATAAGTACCAGCCAGGTTTCAGGATAACCCCCATGTTTCCCCTTGCCAGCGACAATGCTCTGTTGAGCTTTAGTGTTTCATTCTCAACTGCCATAATTGGAATTTTTTGTTCTTGCCAGGAAAACTTTACTGATTCACTATTGCATACAGGAAAAATTTCTATGGAATGCTGGGATGACTTGTCAGCAATTTGTCTAAGTGTTTCCTGCACAACCTTGTTATCGTCTTCCTCGTCAAGTAGCAGGAAAATCGAATAACTGTTTTTCTGTCTTGAAATATAATTTTTTTGATCAAGCCGCGAATAGATTGCTTCTCCAGCTCTTCCGGCACTTTGCCCATCCTGACCATAATCAAGTTCTTCAATATAATGCCTGCGCTGTGCACTTAGCATTTGGGAATTTTCCAGAGCCTTCTCAATTTCCTGCTGCAGCTGAGGAAATGTATCTGCCTCTTGAACCGCGTCGCGGATTTTGTATTCGATGTTGTTGGGATTGTAGTCAGGAAAGTTGATAAGTTCAGGGTTGTTAAAGAGAACAACCGGCTTATCAAGCAGCATGAACTCTACAAAGATTGAAGACACATCGCTGACCATAACATCTGCAGCATGCATCATGGAGCTATACTCATTATCTTTTAAGTATAATATGTTATCATTATTTCCAGCAATTTTTTTATACATTTCCTTCCATTCTGGTGGAGTCATGTGATGCAGTTTAATTATTAAATTTGTATCTTTGTTTACAAGTTTAACAATATTATCTTTTATTGATGGAATAGATGAAAGTTCTTTATTATAGGTTGGGGCGTATAAAAGTATTTTTTTGTCAGGATTAATGTTGTATTTAGTACAAAATTTTTCTCTATTTGATGAGTCAGGTCCAAAAAGGAGATCGGACTTGATAAATCCTGTTACTTCAATGGGTATGAAAACATTATCTTTAAGTCTTTTTTTGTGCCATGGTCCAGGGACGCACATCATCTCAGACAGATTTTCTCTTCTGATTATATTGCTTCTGCAGTAGTAAAGACCTTTACATATAAGACCATGCCCTACATTTATTACTCTACTGATGTGCGGTATTCTCAAATGGCAAACGTCCGCAACAACTGCAATTCTGGCCTGAATTTTTGATGAATCAGGACAAAAGTTTCCTTTTTTGCTGATTCTTTGTATCTCATATTCACTTAGACCTACACCCGCTTCATCCATACTTGTTGCTATGTAGGTAGGCGCTGCAAATAAAAGATCAAGATGGGGATAGTTTTTTTTAAGATAATCGTGAATGGGCTCAAGATAAGGCAGGTGCAGGCTACGCTCAGCATAAAAAAGCACATCACATTCATGGTGCAGGCAAGAAGATAAGCTCATTTTATTACCGTTTTTATTTGATATTTTGTTGCAGCAAAGAGAGTTTATGTATTCTATCCGGAGTAGGGGCTACTTTCACCAGATCTAAAAGGCATTTCTTTGCCATGTCAATTTTTTGCATGTTTATGTATAGTTCAGACAATTCATCCATGATAAGAAAATTTCTGGAGTCAAAGGGGTTAAATTGTAAAGCCAGTTTATACATTTTTACAGCATTTTTGGTGTCACCTTTTTTCTGCAGGTCTCTGGCTCTTAACCAAAAAGTGTTTTCGTTGCTGTCATGCATTATAAAGTCTTCTTCACCTGTTTCCAATTTATGATAATCAGGTCTGATTTTATCCTGATTATAGTAAAGGTGTTCATCAGATGATATTTTTCCTGACCATAATTTCAGTAAAAGGTCTTGGTTGTGTTTCATGTTGTTAAATCTGCCTGGTGTTTTGCTTTCAAAGTGATAAACTACAGATTTCGGACAGTAATAGCAAAGATAACCAGCCTGAACATACTTCAGACAAAGGTCTACATCTTCAAATCCATTTAAAAAGCGTTCATCAAACATACCCATATTCAGAAAAATATCTTTAGGTGTCAGCATACATGCGGCGCTGATAGCTTGAAACGTTCTTTCTTTGTTAACAGCAGGATGAATGGAGTGAAGTCCATTATAAATATGCCAAATGGTTTTTTGGGAGGTAAAGACAATACCTGCATGCTGTACAGTGTTGTCTTGATATAGCAATTTGGGGCTTACTGCAGCACAGTTAGGGTTTTTTAACAGGCATCTATAAAGGTTGCTCAGCCAGTTTTGGGTAACAATTGTGTCGTTGTTAAGAAATAGCATTAATTCTTTTTTAGAAGCTTTTGCCCCCTGATTACAGGCTTTGGCAAAGCCTTTGTTTGTTTTGTTGCTAATAAGCGTTATTTGGCCCTGTATATGAAGTTCCTTAAGATATGAAGATGAACCATCCGTGGAAGCATTATCAATTACAATAATTTCATGAGATTGTAGGTCTGTATGTTCAATAATTGAATTAATGCATTGTTGTGTAAGTTGCAGATTGTTAAATACAGGTATAATTATGCTTGTTGATTTTTTTTTATGGACTCCCAGATTTTTTTTGATGTGATATCTTGGAGAATTTATTTCCGCACTAAAAGGATAAACAAAGACATCAAGGGCCAGCAGTTGAACCATGCCTGATTTTCTCTGTATTTCAGATAAATTTTCCAGATAAACCTTGATGGATGAATTTTCTTCTATCGATGAATTTGCTGAGCTAAAGTTTTTTTTGCTGAACATTAAGCAGGGAGAATCAAATTTTTTGTTTAAAATGCTGGAGCCTATAAGCAATCGATTAAGCATTAATGATGTTTCAGGATAGGGCAGGTGTTTTTTTTCAGCAAAAAATTTATCCATGACAGCCTGGTATCCATTTTGTGGATGCATTGCCTGTACGATTCCAACCTTATTGTTCCAGTTGAAATGGTTATATAAAAATTTCAGCCAGCCAGGAGGAAAGGCTATGTTCGGCTTGATCACAGCAACATGCTCATGTTCTGCTTCATCAACGGCACTGTTAAACACTTTAGCGTCAGGATGCTCGCATTCAATCCATTTGGCAGCCAGTCTTGTGAGGGATGGAATTTCAGGCTTTGGTCCGGCCATAATTACTTCTAAGTCAAATCCCTGGGTAGATGCGCTGAAATTCTCCCAGAACAGCAGCAGTTCTTTTTTATCTGGCATATGATCCCAGAGTACCAGTACGGAAAATTTTACCGGAAAAGGGGATTGCAGACTTTTCAACACAGCCTGAGCAGTTCTTTTTACTGAATTCCCATCTCGCCCATAGCAAAGATCCCTGCTGAATTTTTTTCTTAACTCTGAAAGTCTGTCAGGATTTTTCAATTCTTTGTGGATCGAATTTTTCAGGGACTGAAAGTCCTTAACTACAACGCAGGCTTTTCTTGCCTCGTATTCGATATCTTCAGGGTCATAGTGAATGAAATTTTTTCTAAAGGGATTGTCTACCAGTACAATGGGCTTGTCTAAAAGCATAAATTCAACAAAGGCAGAAGACACATCACTTATGAGAAGATCAGAGGCCTTAAGACACGGGGTCAAATCCTGGTCTTCAATGAATGTGCTGCAGGGGTGTTGATCCGCCTCTGTCCTATAGTAGTTAGTCCAATTTTCATCTGTCATGCCGTGCAGCTTGATAATCAAATGGTTATCATTTCCTGCTAATTCAAAGATCCTTTCCTGGATTACAGGGATAGCAGATAATTCCGGATTATAGGTAGGTGCAAAAAGGATGAGTTTTTTTTGGGGGGCAATATTATATTCCTGACAGAACTGGTTTCTATGCAGGGCGTTTGGCCCGAAGAGTTTGTCGGATTTAATAAAACCGGTGGTTTCAATGGGGATGAACACATTTTTTCTTAATCTTTTTTTATGAATGGGACCAGGCACACAGATTAGATCAGCCAGATTTTCTCTACGAACAATTGGTCTAAATGTATAAAAACACCCCTTGCTTATCATTCCATGACCCACATTAATAATCCGACCGCAGCCTCGTAAATACATGGCAGCATTGATGTCCGAGACCAGAGTTGCATCAGGAGAAAATTCTGCAGGGTC from Desulfonatronovibrio magnus encodes the following:
- a CDS encoding GDP-mannose 4,6-dehydratase, translating into MVTGAKFAWGHALDFVRAQWLMLQQDEPEDLVIATGIQHSVRQLCIKSFAFIGIDLEWQGKGIDEVGIIRHVKPTPVLEKYLKKLSINLPSPGTRVISIDPGYFRPTEVDTLLGDASRAREKLGWEPEITFDQMISEMMNRDVLEAARETLCAQNGFVRPESCESMM
- a CDS encoding CDP-glycerol glycerophosphotransferase family protein — its product is MSLSSCLHHECDVLFYAERSLHLPYLEPIHDYLKKNYPHLDLLFAAPTYIATSMDEAGVGLSEYEIQRISKKGNFCPDSSKIQARIAVVADVCHLRIPHISRVINVGHGLICKGLYYCRSNIIRRENLSEMMCVPGPWHKKRLKDNVFIPIEVTGFIKSDLLFGPDSSNREKFCTKYNINPDKKILLYAPTYNKELSSIPSIKDNIVKLVNKDTNLIIKLHHMTPPEWKEMYKKIAGNNDNILYLKDNEYSSMMHAADVMVSDVSSIFVEFMLLDKPVVLFNNPELINFPDYNPNNIEYKIRDAVQEADTFPQLQQEIEKALENSQMLSAQRRHYIEELDYGQDGQSAGRAGEAIYSRLDQKNYISRQKNSYSIFLLLDEEDDNKVVQETLRQIADKSSQHSIEIFPVCNSESVKFSWQEQKIPIMAVENETLKLNRALSLARGNMGVILKPGWYLSDNWLKWLNNHFLWNQGTGMVKAAQDINLVRSAFDNVLSDARPPVLCKSMSAALLNLCIGRASVNDRLTSSCAMIPLPVLKACTEAVPEIFNGDILQNLDMLVTNMGLMSLTALDTLIYPMDQQFFIWDKQALMDAVAMLKKEGLMDEAVKLMQKNHQLFS
- a CDS encoding glycosyltransferase — encoded protein: MSQTRILFFVERNLHLPYLEPVHDYFQANYPNLNLAFSAPPYRASTRNLPGCGLDTSTIERLSKKSFFLDDPAEFSPDATLVSDINAAMYLRGCGRIINVGHGMISKGCFYTFRPIVRRENLADLICVPGPIHKKRLRKNVFIPIETTGFIKSDKLFGPNALHRNQFCQEYNIAPQKKLILFAPTYNPELSAIPVIQERIFELAGNDNHLIIKLHGMTDENWTNYYRTEADQHPCSTFIEDQDLTPCLKASDLLISDVSSAFVEFMLLDKPIVLVDNPFRKNFIHYDPEDIEYEARKACVVVKDFQSLKNSIHKELKNPDRLSELRKKFSRDLCYGRDGNSVKRTAQAVLKSLQSPFPVKFSVLVLWDHMPDKKELLLFWENFSASTQGFDLEVIMAGPKPEIPSLTRLAAKWIECEHPDAKVFNSAVDEAEHEHVAVIKPNIAFPPGWLKFLYNHFNWNNKVGIVQAMHPQNGYQAVMDKFFAEKKHLPYPETSLMLNRLLIGSSILNKKFDSPCLMFSKKNFSSANSSIEENSSIKVYLENLSEIQRKSGMVQLLALDVFVYPFSAEINSPRYHIKKNLGVHKKKSTSIIIPVFNNLQLTQQCINSIIEHTDLQSHEIIVIDNASTDGSSSYLKELHIQGQITLISNKTNKGFAKACNQGAKASKKELMLFLNNDTIVTQNWLSNLYRCLLKNPNCAAVSPKLLYQDNTVQHAGIVFTSQKTIWHIYNGLHSIHPAVNKERTFQAISAACMLTPKDIFLNMGMFDERFLNGFEDVDLCLKYVQAGYLCYYCPKSVVYHFESKTPGRFNNMKHNQDLLLKLWSGKISSDEHLYYNQDKIRPDYHKLETGEEDFIMHDSNENTFWLRARDLQKKGDTKNAVKMYKLALQFNPFDSRNFLIMDELSELYINMQKIDMAKKCLLDLVKVAPTPDRIHKLSLLQQNIK